The Sphingobium sp. JS3065 genome includes a region encoding these proteins:
- a CDS encoding antibiotic biosynthesis monooxygenase family protein — MFVAVYWWRVHPGKEEQFRKAWRRGTDLIRERYGSYGSRLHRDADGRFVGYAEWPDEATWRAAFDRKMVYDDPETRAAFVDAIAEVPPDADPIFTMTVTDDLLLRSAGGRT; from the coding sequence ATGTTCGTCGCGGTCTATTGGTGGCGCGTCCACCCCGGCAAGGAAGAACAGTTTCGCAAGGCCTGGCGCCGGGGCACCGACCTCATCCGCGAGAGATATGGCAGCTACGGCTCCCGCCTGCACCGGGACGCGGACGGGCGTTTCGTCGGCTATGCCGAATGGCCGGACGAGGCGACCTGGCGCGCGGCCTTCGACCGCAAGATGGTCTATGACGATCCGGAAACCCGCGCCGCCTTCGTCGACGCCATAGCGGAGGTTCCGCCCGACGCCGATCCCATCTTCACCATGACCGTGACCGACGACCTGCTCCTGCGGTCGGCGGGAGGGCGGACCTAG
- the fsa gene encoding fructose-6-phosphate aldolase: MKFFVDTADTHEIRELAATGLLDGVTTNPSLIHKSGRKFLEVVEEICGIVEGPVSAEVVALDHETMMKEAAVLRKIADNVCIKVPLTIDGLKTCKALTGDGVMVNVTLCFSANQALLAAKAGASFISPFVGRHDDNGFDGMKLIEDIRLIYDNYAFATEILVASVRHPIHVLEAAKIGADVMTAPPSVIKALFNHVLTEKGIAGFLADWEKTGQSVL; encoded by the coding sequence ATGAAATTCTTCGTCGACACCGCCGACACCCATGAAATCCGCGAACTTGCCGCCACCGGCCTGCTGGACGGCGTCACCACCAATCCTTCGCTGATCCACAAGTCGGGCCGCAAATTCCTGGAAGTGGTCGAGGAAATCTGCGGCATCGTGGAAGGCCCCGTCTCGGCGGAGGTCGTCGCCCTCGACCATGAGACGATGATGAAGGAAGCCGCCGTCCTGCGGAAGATCGCCGACAATGTCTGCATCAAGGTGCCGCTGACCATCGACGGCCTGAAAACCTGCAAGGCGCTGACCGGCGATGGCGTGATGGTGAACGTCACCCTCTGCTTCTCGGCCAACCAGGCGCTGCTGGCGGCCAAGGCGGGCGCGAGCTTCATCTCGCCCTTCGTCGGGCGGCATGACGACAATGGCTTCGACGGCATGAAGCTGATCGAGGATATCCGCCTGATCTACGATAATTATGCCTTCGCCACCGAAATCCTGGTCGCCAGCGTGCGCCACCCGATCCATGTGCTGGAAGCTGCGAAGATCGGCGCGGACGTGATGACCGCGCCGCCCTCGGTCATCAAGGCGCTGTTCAACCATGTGCTGACCGAAAAGGGCATTGCCGGTTTCCTGGCCGATTGGGAAAAGACCGGCCAGTCGGTTCTCTGA